A genomic stretch from Terriglobales bacterium includes:
- a CDS encoding arsenate reductase ArsC gives MKHCPIRSRKLRFLILKVIFACVHNAGRSQMSAAFFNKYADPAKAVAISAGTQPGERVHPEVVEVMREVGIDLTQAHPQKLSTELAQDANLLITMGCGDACPYIPGLRIDDWPLPDPKGQGIDQVRQIRDEIRGRVLALIQEELTAEDAKVRRGQSGPL, from the coding sequence CTGAAACACTGCCCCATCCGCAGCAGAAAGCTGAGGTTCCTTATTCTTAAGGTCATCTTTGCTTGCGTCCACAACGCCGGCCGGTCACAGATGTCGGCGGCCTTCTTTAATAAGTATGCCGATCCCGCCAAGGCCGTGGCCATCTCCGCCGGAACTCAGCCTGGCGAGCGGGTGCATCCTGAAGTAGTCGAGGTCATGCGTGAAGTTGGCATAGATCTCACCCAGGCCCACCCCCAGAAGCTGAGCACCGAACTCGCCCAGGATGCCAACCTGCTCATCACCATGGGATGCGGTGATGCCTGCCCCTATATTCCCGGCCTGCGCATAGATGACTGGCCTCTGCCCGACCCAAAAGGCCAAGGCATAGACCAAGTCCGCCAGATAAGAGATGAAATTCGTGGGCGCGTGCTTGCGCTCATTCAAGAAGAATTAACCGCAGAGGACGCAAAGGTACGCAGAGGCCAAAGCGGGCCACTCTGA
- a CDS encoding MIP/aquaporin family protein encodes MNSGVTTSRRLVAELLGTAFLLAAVVGSGIMGEKLSGGNVALALLANTIATGAALVALILTFGPISGAHLNPAVTIADATQGGTAWRLVPGYIAAQCTGAMLGVYAAHLMFAQPVIQVSTHVRSGPAQLFSEFVASFGLLAVIWGCSRARPSAVPYAVGAYITAAYWFTASTSFANPALTLARSFTNTFVGIRPPDAPGFIVMQLLGALSATALFRWLAGKSPETETLPHPQQKAEVPYS; translated from the coding sequence TTGAACTCGGGCGTCACAACTTCAAGAAGGCTCGTTGCCGAACTTCTTGGCACCGCATTCCTTCTGGCTGCCGTGGTTGGCTCGGGCATCATGGGTGAGAAGCTCTCAGGAGGAAACGTCGCTCTAGCGCTGCTGGCCAACACTATCGCTACCGGCGCGGCGCTGGTTGCTTTGATTCTGACCTTTGGGCCGATTTCAGGCGCGCACCTTAATCCTGCCGTCACCATTGCGGATGCAACTCAGGGAGGCACCGCCTGGCGTCTCGTCCCTGGCTATATCGCCGCCCAGTGCACTGGGGCAATGCTCGGCGTCTACGCTGCTCATCTGATGTTCGCTCAGCCGGTGATTCAGGTTTCCACGCACGTCCGCAGCGGTCCCGCGCAACTGTTCAGCGAATTCGTCGCCAGCTTCGGCCTGCTGGCAGTCATCTGGGGATGTTCGCGCGCACGGCCCTCTGCCGTTCCGTACGCTGTGGGCGCATACATTACCGCCGCTTACTGGTTCACGGCCTCAACCTCATTTGCCAATCCTGCCCTGACCCTGGCGCGCTCGTTCACCAACACCTTTGTCGGAATCCGCCCCCCTGATGCACCCGGCTTTATCGTGATGCAGTTGCTGGGCGCGCTCTCGGCCACAGCGCTCTTCCGCTGGCTGGCCGGCAAGTCGCCGGAAACTGAAACACTGCCCCATCCGCAGCAGAAAGCTGAGGTTCCTTATTCTTAA
- a CDS encoding arsenite methyltransferase — translation MSTTNIKDVVREKYGEAAKRVLSGASSSCCGAAPCCTDADPITRDLYDSAQTGVLPEQAVKASLGCGNPTALAQLNPGETVLDLGSGGGIDVLLSARRVGPSGKAYGLDMTDEMLTLARENQRQAGVENVEFLKGEIENIPLPENSVDVIISNCVINLSADKDRVLREAFRVLKPGGRFAVSDVVVRGEVPEEIRRSVLLWVGCVAGALSDSDYVAKLKQAGFEAIEIEPTRVYTIEDARAFLTGQGVNLDAIAPFVDGKFMSVFIRATKPAACCSPAANKGTAA, via the coding sequence ATGTCCACTACAAACATTAAAGACGTTGTCCGGGAAAAGTACGGAGAGGCGGCCAAGCGCGTCCTTTCCGGAGCCAGCAGCTCGTGCTGTGGGGCGGCACCCTGCTGCACTGACGCCGATCCCATCACGCGCGATCTTTACGACAGCGCCCAGACTGGGGTTCTGCCTGAGCAGGCGGTCAAGGCTTCACTCGGATGCGGCAATCCTACCGCGCTCGCCCAACTCAATCCCGGCGAAACCGTACTTGATTTGGGCTCGGGCGGCGGCATTGATGTGCTGCTCTCAGCCCGGCGCGTTGGGCCCAGCGGCAAGGCCTACGGACTTGATATGACCGACGAAATGCTCACGCTCGCCCGCGAAAACCAGCGGCAGGCCGGGGTTGAAAACGTGGAGTTCCTCAAAGGAGAGATCGAGAACATCCCTCTGCCTGAAAATTCTGTGGATGTGATCATCTCCAACTGCGTCATCAACCTCTCGGCTGATAAGGACCGCGTGCTACGCGAGGCCTTCCGCGTGCTCAAGCCCGGCGGACGATTCGCCGTCTCTGATGTAGTGGTGCGCGGCGAGGTCCCCGAAGAAATCCGCAGAAGCGTGCTGCTGTGGGTGGGCTGCGTGGCTGGCGCCTTGAGCGATTCTGACTACGTCGCCAAGCTCAAGCAGGCGGGCTTTGAGGCCATCGAGATCGAGCCCACGCGCGTCTACACCATCGAAGATGCCCGCGCCTTCTTGACCGGACAAGGCGTCAACCTAGACGCCATCGCCCCGTTCGTGGATGGCAAGTTCATGAGCGTCTTCATTCGGGCCACGAAGCCGGCGGCGTGTTGCTCGCCGGCTGCAAATAAAGGAACTGCGGCTTGA
- a CDS encoding metalloregulator ArsR/SmtB family transcription factor, with amino-acid sequence MPAKLNPNEVIRYADMLSAMGAEPRLRIVRLLLSAHPEGMVVGEIGEELEIPNSTLSHHLEKLKNEDLVQVQREGTFLRYTANTAALEELLGFLYAECCTRNKAVAPQRVVCCK; translated from the coding sequence GTGCCTGCCAAACTCAACCCGAATGAAGTCATCCGCTATGCGGACATGCTCTCGGCCATGGGGGCCGAGCCCCGGCTGCGCATTGTGCGGCTGCTGCTGTCGGCGCATCCTGAGGGCATGGTTGTCGGCGAGATCGGCGAAGAGTTGGAAATTCCCAATTCCACTCTCTCGCATCATCTGGAAAAACTGAAGAACGAAGACCTTGTGCAGGTGCAGCGCGAGGGCACGTTTCTGCGCTACACCGCCAACACGGCCGCGCTGGAAGAGCTGCTCGGATTTCTTTACGCCGAGTGCTGCACGCGCAACAAAGCTGTGGCGCCGCAGAGAGTGGTCTGCTGTAAGTGA
- a CDS encoding tyrosinase family protein, whose translation MSDHTSRINRRRFLQGTAAIAAGSVVAGYSTIGALPTWAQDPPFGCPVPAAGGIPFVAGSDTRPIILRRSISSLSGAELTELASAYAALRALPLSDKRTWVLQADIHATNCHQCSNDNTQIHGSWNFFPWHRAYLYYYERILGSLVGNIDGFRLPYWDWENIRNLPTPYTTPGSSVNSLFDAKRDVGLAGGGNLPAFDGTASRVKTLLGMTDFPTFGGDAFSSGGCEDDPHNIIHTDVGLGGGNDMGTLAFAARDPLFFAHHCNIDKLWSKWNSLTSKKLPPTAYHNPTDASFLNARWSFYDENQQVVSISAADVLDHRSNLRYTYVNEFIIPPYIVAYICQLLCCQPPPEVGPIIGINEEARTILLSQAGANFPAALVLHGVVVPRQFTGTFDIFATRTNKRTLLGAISFFGDEAIHELAQSTERRPKTLVLDITTSLADLLSKTNPATIQVFKRKRRKAEDEDRDHDHDKDRDEAQRRREGRQQEREEKHERHEEEEHEEKPAFVLSAASAEIRVQR comes from the coding sequence ATGAGTGATCACACCAGCCGTATCAACCGCCGCCGTTTCCTGCAGGGCACAGCGGCCATTGCGGCCGGCTCTGTCGTGGCCGGCTACAGCACTATTGGGGCGTTGCCGACTTGGGCGCAGGACCCGCCTTTCGGATGTCCGGTGCCCGCCGCGGGAGGCATCCCATTTGTTGCCGGCAGCGATACCCGGCCGATTATCCTGCGCCGGTCCATCAGCTCGCTGTCGGGAGCGGAGCTTACCGAGTTGGCGTCCGCATACGCCGCGCTGCGCGCTCTTCCCTTGAGCGACAAGCGCACCTGGGTGCTGCAGGCCGATATCCATGCAACCAACTGCCATCAATGCAGCAATGACAACACCCAGATCCACGGCTCGTGGAACTTCTTTCCCTGGCATCGCGCTTATCTCTACTACTACGAGCGCATCCTGGGATCGCTGGTAGGGAACATAGATGGCTTCCGCCTGCCTTATTGGGATTGGGAAAACATCCGCAACCTGCCCACGCCTTACACAACCCCGGGGTCGTCGGTCAATTCTCTGTTTGACGCCAAGCGCGACGTCGGGCTGGCCGGCGGCGGCAACCTGCCCGCATTCGACGGTACGGCGTCGCGGGTCAAGACGCTGCTGGGCATGACGGATTTTCCCACCTTCGGTGGAGACGCTTTCAGCTCGGGCGGTTGCGAGGATGACCCGCACAACATCATTCATACCGATGTAGGCCTGGGCGGCGGCAATGACATGGGAACACTGGCGTTTGCCGCCCGCGACCCGCTGTTCTTTGCCCACCACTGCAATATCGATAAGCTGTGGAGCAAGTGGAACAGCCTGACGAGCAAAAAACTGCCTCCAACCGCGTATCACAATCCCACCGACGCCAGCTTCCTCAACGCGCGCTGGTCGTTCTATGACGAGAACCAGCAGGTGGTCTCCATCAGCGCCGCCGACGTGCTCGATCACCGCAGCAACCTGCGCTATACCTACGTGAACGAGTTCATCATCCCGCCGTACATCGTCGCCTACATATGCCAGTTGCTTTGCTGCCAGCCTCCGCCCGAGGTGGGTCCGATCATTGGTATCAACGAAGAGGCCAGGACGATCCTCCTCTCCCAGGCCGGCGCAAACTTCCCGGCAGCCCTTGTGCTGCACGGAGTGGTTGTGCCCCGCCAGTTTACCGGCACCTTCGACATATTTGCCACGCGGACAAACAAACGGACCCTGCTGGGGGCGATCTCCTTCTTCGGGGACGAAGCCATACATGAACTCGCGCAGAGTACGGAGCGCCGGCCCAAGACGCTGGTTCTGGACATAACCACTTCGCTGGCAGACTTGTTGTCAAAAACCAATCCGGCGACGATCCAAGTCTTCAAGAGAAAAAGGCGCAAAGCTGAGGATGAAGACCGCGATCACGATCACGATAAAGACAGAGATGAAGCCCAGCGCCGCCGTGAAGGACGGCAGCAAGAAAGAGAAGAAAAACACGAAAGGCATGAAGAAGAAGAGCATGAAGAGAAGCCGGCTTTCGTCCTGAGCGCGGCCAGCGCCGAAATTCGCGTGCAACGTTAA
- a CDS encoding OmpA family protein: protein MKARVYVFRLAVKAVVVAAVATAVLLPGNAWQAAPVNKPSGAPRYDLNGEWQGKFTVNQADLKIEKVMIQQIGNDMVATKITGDEFVPAGKVTIHGAYTANPFSAQQVCASAGFQNAHWVDVTVTIMDATHLKVANSCGADALWERVGKPTLALDSAILFDLDKYKLKPGAEATLEKIAGFLKDNHPKSHLLIAGYTDDLGSDAHNLVLSRRRAASVASWLGGHDFAAAQLKTMGYGKRNPRYPNTNDEARAHNRRVEIVVTD from the coding sequence ATGAAGGCACGAGTGTACGTCTTTCGGCTTGCCGTCAAGGCTGTCGTCGTCGCGGCCGTTGCCACGGCTGTGCTGCTCCCGGGCAACGCCTGGCAGGCTGCGCCGGTCAACAAGCCCTCTGGCGCACCGCGCTATGACCTGAATGGCGAGTGGCAAGGGAAGTTTACGGTGAACCAGGCCGATTTGAAGATTGAAAAGGTGATGATCCAGCAAATCGGTAACGACATGGTTGCCACCAAAATTACCGGGGATGAATTTGTGCCCGCCGGCAAGGTGACCATACACGGCGCCTACACCGCCAACCCTTTCAGCGCGCAACAGGTATGCGCGTCGGCGGGATTTCAAAATGCGCACTGGGTTGACGTCACCGTGACCATCATGGATGCCACCCACCTCAAAGTTGCCAATAGCTGCGGCGCCGATGCGCTATGGGAGAGGGTCGGCAAGCCCACTCTGGCCCTGGATAGCGCTATTCTTTTCGATTTGGATAAATACAAGCTCAAGCCCGGGGCGGAGGCCACGCTCGAAAAAATTGCCGGATTCCTGAAAGACAACCATCCTAAGTCTCACCTGCTGATCGCCGGATACACTGACGACCTGGGCAGCGATGCTCATAACCTTGTGCTCTCCCGGCGGCGGGCCGCTTCGGTGGCAAGCTGGCTCGGAGGCCATGACTTCGCCGCGGCGCAGTTGAAGACCATGGGATATGGCAAGCGGAACCCACGGTATCCCAATACCAACGATGAGGCCCGGGCCCACAATCGCCGGGTGGAAATTGTAGTCACGGACTAG
- a CDS encoding DUF2199 domain-containing protein — protein MNTDSKNAAEMSKGWKCSTCGQSHAGIPLSFAADFPDMYANMKREERDVRAQIGSDQCIIDGEWFFIRGCLEIPIISSDEIFLWGLWASVREEVYDEIGECWTLEGREKTHGPFKGRLNNSLRMYPETLNLKLEIALQPVGARPLFKVEETGHPLGAEQRDGITRTRAMELAALLLHG, from the coding sequence ATGAACACAGATTCGAAAAACGCCGCCGAGATGAGCAAGGGTTGGAAGTGCTCTACCTGCGGCCAGTCCCATGCCGGAATTCCACTGAGTTTTGCCGCCGATTTTCCCGACATGTACGCCAACATGAAGAGGGAAGAGCGCGACGTGCGCGCGCAGATCGGCAGCGATCAATGCATCATTGATGGCGAGTGGTTTTTTATCCGCGGGTGCCTGGAAATTCCCATTATCAGCAGTGATGAGATTTTTCTGTGGGGCCTGTGGGCTTCGGTCCGCGAAGAGGTCTATGACGAAATCGGGGAGTGCTGGACGCTCGAAGGAAGAGAGAAAACCCACGGCCCGTTCAAAGGAAGGCTGAACAATTCGCTGAGGATGTATCCGGAAACACTGAATCTGAAGCTGGAGATTGCCCTGCAGCCGGTTGGGGCGCGTCCGCTGTTCAAGGTGGAAGAGACCGGGCATCCCTTGGGCGCCGAACAACGAGATGGCATCACCCGCACCCGAGCCATGGAGTTGGCGGCGCTGCTGTTGCACGGGTAA
- a CDS encoding tetratricopeptide repeat protein: protein MKLLTHGRKLRPADLGIVGFNTFYKAHSEAQEAKQALLQKNRVLIVGPPSGGKTRLAFNLAKDVGSSDLVLRLDPEFNDWKALNFPKLGVRCKVLWIIDDADKFLGKLDLNRGERMLGEQCLVRIIVTCRSGQELEMVRSDAEMASFIDQFLTVSCSDFTETELADLAQSVGKPAPKIHDRTPGSILLGLEQMRVRLKKAGEKSQTLMKAMFLLRTALIFSPEETLVGAVMKDIYECSLPEDKFESTLRDLIRDGFLHRNGTIAASHDSYLTLDFFDYYSRNSALLNSHVERLGDTVEGVGSARDLQSLGIFWKSGENYQQALVYLAKAARTLTDDAVLAFDMAYCFHHIKRLDEAIASYRKALQIGPDNVGALNNLGIALKDQGQLDEAVASYRKALQIGPDNAGVLNNLGNALWNKGLPDEAIASYRKALQISPDNVKALNNLGVALKDKGLPDEAIASYHKALEIEPDYVDALNNLGVALKDKGLLDEAIASYHKVLEIKPDDVDALNNLGNALAANGLLEEAIASFRKALEIEPDYINALSNLGNALVDKGLPNEAIASYRKALKIKPDYFNALNNLGAALADKGLLDEAIASYRKALEVKPDDVDALYNLGAALKKKSSQSE from the coding sequence GTGAAACTCCTTACCCATGGCAGAAAATTGCGCCCCGCCGACTTAGGCATCGTCGGTTTCAACACATTTTATAAAGCGCATTCGGAGGCGCAGGAGGCCAAACAAGCACTCTTGCAGAAAAATCGCGTTCTTATCGTAGGACCACCCTCGGGTGGAAAGACCCGGCTCGCCTTCAACCTGGCTAAAGATGTGGGGAGTAGCGACCTGGTGTTACGGCTTGACCCTGAATTTAACGACTGGAAGGCCCTCAACTTCCCCAAGCTTGGGGTTCGCTGCAAAGTCCTATGGATTATTGATGATGCGGACAAATTCCTGGGCAAGCTAGACCTGAATCGGGGAGAACGTATGCTCGGGGAGCAATGCCTCGTCCGAATCATCGTCACATGCCGTTCCGGCCAGGAGCTTGAGATGGTCCGCTCTGATGCGGAAATGGCCTCTTTTATAGACCAGTTTCTAACGGTGAGCTGCAGTGACTTTACGGAAACGGAGCTCGCCGATCTAGCCCAAAGCGTCGGCAAACCGGCCCCCAAAATCCACGACCGTACTCCCGGCAGTATTTTGCTGGGGCTGGAGCAGATGCGTGTGCGCCTTAAGAAAGCCGGTGAAAAATCTCAGACCCTCATGAAGGCAATGTTTCTTCTGCGTACAGCTCTTATCTTTTCTCCAGAAGAGACGCTCGTCGGCGCGGTCATGAAAGACATCTATGAATGTAGCCTCCCCGAAGACAAATTTGAATCTACCCTCCGTGACTTGATTCGCGATGGCTTCCTGCATCGCAACGGAACCATCGCCGCCTCTCACGACAGCTATCTCACGCTTGATTTCTTTGACTACTATTCACGGAACAGCGCTCTCTTGAACTCGCATGTCGAGCGCTTGGGAGACACGGTTGAGGGAGTAGGCTCTGCGCGCGACCTGCAGTCCCTCGGCATCTTCTGGAAAAGCGGCGAGAACTATCAGCAAGCCCTCGTTTATCTGGCGAAGGCGGCCAGAACACTTACCGATGACGCGGTTCTTGCCTTCGACATGGCTTACTGCTTCCATCACATCAAACGTCTGGACGAAGCCATTGCCAGCTACCGCAAGGCGCTGCAAATAGGCCCCGATAATGTCGGTGCGCTGAATAACCTAGGGATCGCGCTCAAAGACCAGGGTCAGCTTGATGAAGCCGTTGCCAGCTATCGCAAGGCGCTGCAAATAGGCCCCGATAATGCCGGTGTGCTAAATAACCTGGGCAACGCGCTTTGGAACAAGGGCCTGCCGGATGAAGCCATTGCCAGCTATCGCAAGGCTCTCCAAATAAGCCCCGATAATGTCAAAGCGCTGAATAATCTAGGTGTCGCGCTCAAAGACAAGGGCTTGCCGGATGAAGCCATCGCCAGTTATCACAAGGCGCTGGAGATTGAGCCCGATTATGTTGATGCGCTGAACAACCTAGGTGTCGCGCTCAAAGACAAGGGCCTGCTGGATGAAGCCATCGCCAGTTATCACAAGGTGCTAGAGATCAAGCCCGATGATGTTGATGCGCTGAATAATCTAGGCAATGCGCTAGCAGCCAACGGTCTGCTGGAGGAGGCCATTGCTAGCTTTCGCAAGGCGCTGGAGATTGAGCCCGACTATATCAATGCGTTGAGCAACCTAGGCAACGCCCTAGTGGACAAAGGGCTGCCGAATGAGGCCATTGCTAGTTATCGCAAGGCGCTGAAGATCAAGCCCGATTATTTCAATGCGCTGAATAACCTTGGCGCCGCGCTAGCAGACAAGGGCCTGCTGGATGAGGCAATTGCCAGCTATCGCAAGGCGCTGGAGGTGAAGCCCGATGATGTTGATGCGTTGTATAACCTGGGTGCCGCGTTAAAAAAGAAGAGCAGCCAATCGGAGTAG
- a CDS encoding energy transducer TonB, with protein MPLLYKMASRIGLYVMLLLCPLSLLFAGKPKADQPFYECSYEHPASAGPCATTPVAIHAVLPEYSEEARQAQLAGEVVVALVVGKKGVPSDVHVVKSLGKGLDERSVTAVEQWKFTPGTYKGHAVAVSVTLPIYFQHCDTPGAYRLFPAPGSEFSMAETEPGKKTACRDPQLYGCRGAIGVSSKMACAPELIHAPNPEYSDEARQAGVQGVVVLRLVVNERGSARDVRVVQSIAQALDEPAVAAVKQWKFVPALCDDRPIAVNASVALEFGQCKTFSVSAGPLGSPGQSY; from the coding sequence ATGCCACTTCTCTACAAAATGGCCAGCAGAATCGGACTGTATGTCATGCTTTTGCTGTGCCCGCTATCGCTTCTTTTCGCGGGCAAACCCAAAGCGGACCAGCCTTTCTATGAATGCAGCTACGAGCATCCGGCCTCGGCTGGGCCGTGTGCTACGACGCCGGTGGCCATCCATGCGGTGCTCCCTGAATACAGCGAAGAGGCGCGCCAGGCCCAATTAGCGGGCGAGGTCGTGGTTGCGCTGGTGGTGGGGAAGAAAGGCGTGCCCAGCGACGTTCACGTGGTCAAATCCCTCGGCAAAGGATTAGACGAGCGCTCCGTCACCGCCGTCGAGCAATGGAAGTTCACCCCTGGGACATATAAAGGCCACGCGGTCGCGGTCAGCGTCACCTTGCCGATTTACTTCCAGCATTGCGACACCCCTGGAGCGTATCGGCTGTTTCCTGCTCCCGGGTCTGAATTTTCTATGGCAGAAACAGAGCCTGGTAAAAAGACAGCGTGCCGCGATCCGCAGCTCTACGGGTGCCGCGGCGCGATTGGAGTGAGCTCGAAGATGGCATGTGCGCCGGAGCTGATCCATGCGCCCAATCCTGAGTATTCGGACGAGGCGCGTCAGGCAGGAGTGCAGGGTGTGGTCGTGCTTCGCCTGGTAGTGAACGAGCGGGGGAGTGCGAGGGATGTTCGGGTGGTGCAATCGATTGCCCAGGCGTTGGATGAGCCCGCAGTCGCCGCCGTAAAGCAATGGAAGTTTGTGCCCGCGCTGTGCGACGACCGACCCATCGCGGTGAACGCAAGCGTAGCCCTCGAGTTCGGGCAGTGCAAAACCTTCAGCGTTTCCGCTGGCCCTCTCGGCTCACCGGGGCAAAGCTACTAG
- a CDS encoding DUF6159 family protein, which yields MGKFQRSWLLFKSSISVITRNKQLLLFPVVISVLTLVIILFFAAPAALWPTGHSYTSLDHWQAIGATFFRVSPHATDSSETTFTYSPTAIAYLVFLYFVSMFLATFFNVAFYNEILAALTGKPVSISRGLKFACSRFQAIFMWTLFAGLVGLIIKTIERRLDLVGRIIARLIGITWSIASVFVIPIIVRDPSVNPVAMLRKSAAMLKRTWGEALIGYAGMAFGSLIIMLASLVLLGGAVFVSIQANNFWIIGIAAAVWVLGLIAWSYLMNVAGLVFKGALYLYAAEGIVPQPYNKEMLDAAWKYKKS from the coding sequence ATGGGCAAATTTCAACGTAGTTGGCTGTTATTCAAGAGTTCCATCTCCGTCATTACGCGGAACAAACAGTTGCTGCTTTTCCCGGTTGTCATCTCCGTGCTCACGTTGGTCATCATTCTTTTCTTCGCGGCGCCCGCGGCGCTGTGGCCGACCGGTCATTCCTATACATCCCTCGATCACTGGCAGGCGATTGGCGCCACGTTTTTCCGGGTGTCACCGCATGCCACCGACTCGTCAGAGACTACTTTCACCTATTCGCCCACAGCGATCGCTTATCTGGTCTTTCTTTATTTCGTTTCTATGTTTCTTGCCACATTCTTCAACGTGGCTTTCTATAACGAAATTCTCGCGGCGCTGACGGGAAAACCTGTTTCCATCAGCCGCGGCCTCAAGTTCGCCTGCTCCCGCTTTCAGGCCATTTTCATGTGGACCCTTTTCGCCGGACTAGTTGGCTTGATCATCAAAACCATCGAGCGGCGGCTCGATCTCGTGGGCCGGATCATCGCCCGCCTGATCGGCATCACCTGGAGCATCGCCTCTGTCTTCGTGATTCCGATTATCGTGCGCGACCCGAGCGTGAACCCGGTGGCCATGTTGCGGAAATCGGCCGCCATGCTGAAGCGCACATGGGGCGAGGCCCTCATCGGATACGCCGGCATGGCCTTCGGCAGCCTGATCATCATGCTCGCTTCACTGGTGCTGTTGGGTGGCGCCGTGTTCGTCTCCATCCAGGCGAACAATTTCTGGATCATCGGCATTGCGGCGGCCGTCTGGGTGCTGGGCCTGATTGCCTGGAGTTATCTGATGAACGTTGCCGGCCTGGTTTTCAAAGGCGCGCTGTATCTTTACGCCGCCGAAGGCATCGTGCCGCAACCTTATAATAAGGAAATGCTCGACGCAGCCTGGAAGTATAAGAAGAGCTAA
- the def gene encoding peptide deformylase, which produces MRLKIVQAGDPVLRQQARPLSAEEILSANIQQLIEHMKETMRDAPGVGLAAPQVGMSLQLAVIEDRAEYSKDVSAEQLLERERKPVPFHVIINPKIVSTSGAPVEFFEGCLSLAGFCALVPRSRTVRVECLDEKGTPRVIEASGWYARILQHEIDHLNGTIYIDRMHSRSLTTLENLTRFWKNKSIQEVRDALK; this is translated from the coding sequence ATGCGCCTAAAGATCGTTCAAGCCGGAGACCCGGTTCTTCGCCAGCAGGCCAGGCCATTGTCTGCCGAGGAAATTCTTAGTGCCAACATCCAGCAACTCATCGAGCATATGAAAGAGACCATGCGCGATGCGCCCGGCGTCGGCCTCGCCGCGCCCCAGGTGGGGATGTCACTGCAGCTTGCCGTGATCGAGGATCGCGCCGAGTATTCCAAAGATGTCTCCGCCGAACAGCTCCTCGAGCGCGAACGAAAACCGGTTCCGTTCCACGTGATCATCAATCCCAAGATCGTCTCCACATCCGGCGCGCCAGTTGAGTTCTTCGAAGGATGTCTTAGTCTTGCCGGCTTCTGCGCTCTCGTGCCGCGTTCTCGCACTGTACGCGTGGAATGCCTGGACGAAAAAGGGACACCCCGCGTAATCGAAGCCTCCGGATGGTACGCCCGCATCCTTCAGCATGAAATAGACCACCTGAACGGAACTATTTATATAGACCGCATGCACAGCCGTTCGCTGACCACACTGGAAAACCTCACCCGCTTTTGGAAAAACAAATCTATTCAAGAGGTCCGTGATGCCCTAAAATAA